The following coding sequences are from one Leptospira mayottensis 200901116 window:
- the priA gene encoding replication restart helicase PriA gives MIYYAEVAFDLPVEEDTFTYEVPPNTQVGVRVLAKLRNREEEGIIISIHQNEPNYKVLPVDKIIDKTPIVLREQIDLAYWMKDQYIASLGECIYKMIPAGRRQVKLEAFPSDSEGKPVKLNEEQEVAYQNILSTFGRTAVHLLFGITGSGKTEIYIHLIQKALETPNRSVILLVPEISLTFHIIRKLELIFPGHLAVLHSALKISEKFKAYNELLSGKKRVAVGTRSAVFAPVSNLGLVIIDEDHDSSFKEHSSPRYHARQVAMQRCKTNNAVLVMGTATPSLEIYHLAKEGKIHLHTLTKRPEGVVPPTVRIVENQKESNVISSDLSFEIKRRLDKKEQVILLLNRRGYSPLIHSASTSSYVPCPNCTTNLCYHKKGTAICHLCGHTENLDSLEKRMGERFTLKGTGTQKLEENLLKAFPQAKVERLDQDSIQDRSLLNEVISRLLEGKIDILTGTQMIAKGLDASQVTLVGVLNAGIGLGLPDFRANERVFSLLTQVAGRAGRSKLKGEVMIETNVPNHPVIRMATSQNYIQFYESEIPVRKELFYPPFSRLVRIVSRSKDERISLETIELVFGVLKKFFPSKDTVLLGHAPCPFYRIDSNFRNHIILKTTSPSDWREILKKEVRPLKLSKKVHLEIDFDPLDLV, from the coding sequence TTGATCTATTACGCCGAAGTTGCGTTTGATCTTCCGGTCGAAGAAGATACTTTTACCTACGAAGTTCCGCCGAATACCCAAGTAGGGGTCCGCGTTTTAGCAAAACTTAGAAACAGAGAAGAAGAAGGAATTATCATATCGATTCATCAAAACGAACCGAATTATAAGGTTTTACCGGTGGATAAAATTATAGATAAAACTCCGATTGTCCTTAGAGAACAAATCGACCTTGCATATTGGATGAAGGATCAATACATCGCTTCTCTTGGAGAGTGTATCTACAAGATGATTCCCGCGGGAAGAAGACAGGTTAAACTTGAAGCGTTTCCATCGGATTCGGAAGGCAAACCTGTAAAGTTAAACGAAGAACAAGAAGTCGCTTATCAAAATATCCTTTCCACCTTCGGTCGAACTGCGGTTCATCTTCTATTCGGGATAACAGGTTCCGGTAAAACCGAAATTTATATACACCTCATTCAAAAGGCCCTTGAAACTCCGAATCGTTCCGTAATTCTACTCGTGCCTGAAATCAGTTTAACGTTTCATATTATTCGAAAGTTGGAGCTTATCTTCCCGGGACATCTGGCTGTGCTTCATTCCGCACTTAAGATCTCCGAGAAGTTCAAGGCATACAACGAACTTTTAAGCGGTAAAAAAAGAGTCGCGGTCGGAACGAGAAGCGCAGTCTTTGCTCCGGTTTCAAACCTGGGTCTTGTCATCATCGACGAGGATCATGATTCTTCCTTTAAGGAACATTCGAGTCCCCGTTATCACGCGCGCCAAGTGGCGATGCAGAGATGCAAAACCAACAATGCCGTTCTCGTCATGGGCACCGCCACGCCTTCGTTGGAAATTTATCATTTAGCGAAAGAAGGGAAGATTCATCTTCATACCCTTACGAAAAGACCGGAAGGAGTCGTCCCTCCCACGGTGCGTATCGTGGAAAATCAAAAAGAGTCTAACGTTATTAGCTCCGATCTTTCCTTTGAGATCAAACGAAGACTGGATAAAAAAGAACAGGTAATTCTTCTCTTGAACAGAAGGGGGTATAGTCCTTTAATCCACTCTGCTTCAACTTCTTCCTACGTTCCTTGTCCGAATTGTACAACAAATCTTTGTTATCATAAAAAAGGGACTGCGATCTGTCACCTTTGCGGCCATACCGAAAATCTAGATTCCTTAGAAAAAAGGATGGGAGAGCGATTTACTCTGAAAGGAACCGGAACCCAAAAATTGGAAGAGAATCTTTTAAAAGCGTTTCCCCAAGCGAAAGTGGAACGTTTGGATCAGGATTCTATCCAAGACCGGAGTTTGTTAAACGAAGTGATTTCCCGATTGCTTGAAGGAAAAATCGACATTCTTACCGGGACGCAGATGATTGCAAAAGGACTCGACGCTTCGCAAGTGACTCTGGTAGGGGTTTTAAACGCCGGAATCGGCCTTGGGCTTCCGGACTTTAGGGCCAACGAAAGGGTTTTTTCCCTTTTGACTCAGGTCGCTGGAAGGGCGGGGCGTTCTAAACTTAAGGGAGAAGTGATGATTGAAACTAACGTTCCCAATCACCCTGTGATTCGGATGGCGACAAGTCAAAATTACATTCAATTTTATGAATCTGAAATACCGGTAAGAAAAGAACTTTTTTATCCTCCGTTTTCTAGGCTTGTTCGTATCGTTTCCAGATCCAAAGACGAACGTATTTCCCTGGAAACGATCGAACTCGTATTCGGGGTTCTCAAAAAATTTTTTCCTTCTAAAGATACGGTTTTGCTCGGCCACGCGCCTTGTCCTTTTTATAGAATCGATTCCAACTTCAGGAACCATATCATTCTCAAAACTACTTCTCCGAGCGATTGGAGGGAAATTTTAAAAAAAGAAGTTCGTCCTCTGAAACTTTCAAAAAAAGTGCATTTAGAAATCGACTTCGATCCTTTGGATTTGGTGTAA
- the fmt gene encoding methionyl-tRNA formyltransferase produces the protein MKLGYFGTPEHSAKLLQALIDSKLAEVLFVVTNPDRPKGRSKIPEAGPVKKTALKHHIPVFQYESIKKEKEKAIADFGSFPADLYVVFAYGSILPKEVYEHPPLFSINLHGSLLPDLRGASPVQTALWKGYSTSGITIQYIGEKMDEGDILLSQEIGIVPEDNTGTLMDKITDAGIESILQLLKTYEGKPFPAIPQDHTKATYCGKIKSEDRILDWSLKAEELHNRIRALYPDAIATTLFREKRIGILKTRLSSLPVESNPEPGKLKRLDKKGLLTQCGDGRFLEILELQPENKNRMSASDFLNGFRIQEGETFG, from the coding sequence ATGAAACTTGGATACTTTGGAACTCCGGAACATTCCGCAAAACTTTTACAGGCGTTGATCGATTCCAAACTTGCTGAAGTATTGTTTGTCGTCACCAATCCAGATCGTCCTAAGGGAAGGAGTAAAATTCCTGAAGCCGGCCCGGTAAAAAAAACCGCGCTCAAGCACCATATTCCAGTATTTCAATACGAATCGATCAAAAAGGAAAAAGAAAAAGCGATCGCTGATTTCGGTTCCTTTCCCGCAGATCTTTATGTGGTCTTTGCCTACGGTTCCATTCTTCCCAAAGAGGTGTACGAGCACCCTCCTTTGTTTTCTATTAACTTACACGGATCTTTGTTGCCGGACCTACGTGGAGCTTCTCCCGTTCAAACTGCACTTTGGAAAGGTTACAGCACATCCGGGATTACGATTCAATACATCGGGGAAAAAATGGACGAGGGAGATATTCTTTTGTCTCAGGAAATCGGCATTGTCCCAGAAGATAATACGGGAACCTTGATGGATAAAATCACAGACGCAGGGATCGAATCGATTCTTCAGTTATTGAAGACCTACGAAGGAAAGCCGTTTCCTGCTATTCCTCAAGATCACACTAAAGCAACGTATTGCGGAAAAATCAAATCGGAAGATAGAATTTTAGATTGGTCCTTGAAAGCGGAAGAACTGCACAATCGAATCCGAGCCTTATATCCGGATGCAATCGCAACAACTCTGTTTCGCGAAAAAAGAATAGGCATTTTGAAAACAAGACTTTCTTCCTTGCCTGTCGAATCGAATCCGGAGCCAGGCAAATTGAAACGGTTGGACAAAAAAGGCCTTCTTACGCAGTGTGGTGATGGTAGATTTCTGGAAATTCTGGAATTACAACCGGAAAATAAAAACAGGATGTCTGCATCCGATTTTCTCAACGGTTTCAGAATCCAGGAAGGGGAAACATTCGGGTGA